A single genomic interval of Leptotrichia trevisanii DSM 22070 harbors:
- a CDS encoding GerMN domain-containing protein, translated as MQKQEKLNEGKTKKQKGNFKKNLFVTLLFFITVAVVLVNRYDRKHRSKIHVEVDKNLVQETTQEEETQNKISIFVYDPSTKTVNEREIVVPRQINLIEGDFINGIIRNSDYISEDMKFRSAYNLRIDNVNTTVVKLNAQFANLKKNPELFNGFSLAVTNTILKNFPNIQSVIIQIDGETNTR; from the coding sequence ATGCAAAAACAAGAAAAATTAAATGAGGGAAAAACTAAAAAGCAAAAAGGAAATTTTAAAAAAAATCTTTTTGTAACATTACTTTTTTTCATAACAGTAGCAGTGGTTCTTGTAAATCGTTATGACAGAAAACATAGAAGTAAAATTCATGTAGAAGTGGACAAAAATTTGGTACAGGAAACTACTCAGGAAGAAGAAACTCAGAATAAAATTTCCATATTTGTATATGATCCCTCTACAAAAACAGTAAATGAACGGGAAATTGTAGTTCCTCGTCAAATAAACCTGATAGAAGGTGATTTTATAAATGGAATCATCAGAAATTCTGATTACATTTCAGAAGATATGAAATTTAGAAGTGCATACAATCTTAGAATTGATAATGTGAATACAACAGTTGTCAAACTAAATGCACAATTTGCAAATCTAAAAAAAAATCCTGAACTGTTTAATGGATTCTCTCTGGCTGTAACAAATACTATATTAAAAAATTTCCCTAATATTCAAAGTGTTATAATTCAAATAGACGGGGAAACAAATACAAGATAA
- a CDS encoding N-acetylmuramoyl-L-alanine amidase family protein — protein MKKVLLFLLLFISAITFSDTLKNVSYSNGKVTGTFRENKQVMPNASITKLGNEDILMLSFPNSEMENGVPTLINKDDQYISKVYTVQSNGMVVVYVYLKPSVTYQVVSKNGEFQVTLGGGQSTSRQVSRNTATQRQSNNNAQVTQTQTQRQPSNSTRGNKKYTIVVDPGHGGHDSGARGNGYNEKDIALQVATRLANNLRRDYNVIMTRDSDFFVPLDTRAKIGNDANADFFISIHLNSSSSSSANGTEVFYFSKKDQGSYAAQVAKFENKVDGSYGDVPFSDFILNDIFYRKNQKTSQAIAESVLDGLINLTGLRRRGVFGANFAVLRGSNSPSILVELGFMNNYSDLSQYLTPEGQERAASTIGDAIRKFFK, from the coding sequence ATGAAAAAAGTATTATTATTTTTATTACTTTTTATAAGTGCAATTACATTTTCTGATACTTTGAAAAATGTATCATACAGTAATGGAAAAGTTACAGGGACATTTAGAGAAAATAAACAAGTTATGCCAAATGCATCGATTACAAAATTAGGAAATGAAGACATACTGATGTTAAGTTTTCCAAACAGTGAGATGGAAAACGGTGTGCCTACCCTTATCAATAAAGATGATCAGTACATAAGTAAAGTTTATACAGTTCAAAGCAATGGAATGGTAGTAGTATACGTGTACTTAAAACCATCTGTAACTTATCAAGTAGTAAGTAAAAATGGAGAATTCCAAGTAACACTCGGTGGTGGACAATCAACATCAAGACAAGTATCAAGAAACACAGCAACACAAAGACAATCAAATAACAATGCACAAGTAACACAAACTCAAACTCAAAGACAGCCAAGCAATTCTACAAGAGGAAATAAAAAATATACAATAGTTGTCGATCCAGGACATGGTGGACATGATTCAGGAGCAAGAGGAAATGGATATAACGAAAAAGATATAGCATTACAGGTAGCAACAAGACTGGCTAACAATTTAAGACGAGATTATAACGTTATAATGACAAGAGATTCAGATTTCTTTGTACCATTGGATACAAGAGCTAAAATTGGAAATGACGCAAATGCAGATTTCTTTATAAGTATTCACTTAAATTCAAGTTCAAGCTCATCAGCAAACGGAACAGAAGTATTTTACTTCAGTAAAAAGGATCAAGGAAGTTATGCCGCACAAGTAGCCAAATTTGAAAATAAAGTTGATGGAAGCTATGGAGATGTGCCATTTTCAGACTTTATTTTAAATGATATTTTTTATAGAAAAAATCAAAAGACAAGTCAAGCTATAGCAGAATCTGTATTAGACGGACTTATAAACTTAACAGGACTTAGAAGAAGAGGGGTTTTTGGAGCGAACTTCGCAGTGCTTCGTGGAAGTAATTCACCATCAATACTTGTAGAATTAGGATTTATGAATAATTATTCTGATTTATCGCAATACTTGACACCAGAAGGACAGGAAAGAGCAGCAAGCACTATCGGTGACGCAATAAGAAAATTCTTTAAATAA
- the yajC gene encoding preprotein translocase subunit YajC produces the protein MDKNSIGVILIYVAFMAVLILPTYFSNKKKKQQKAALLENLKVGDKIITVGGIKGSVTNIYDQSVEMKIDKSARMEVLKSAIDRLEKK, from the coding sequence ATGGATAAGAATTCAATAGGAGTAATATTAATTTATGTGGCGTTTATGGCGGTATTAATCTTACCAACATATTTTTCAAATAAGAAAAAGAAGCAGCAGAAGGCTGCATTACTGGAAAATTTGAAAGTTGGAGATAAAATAATAACAGTTGGAGGTATTAAAGGCAGCGTTACAAATATCTATGATCAGTCAGTGGAAATGAAAATAGATAAAAGTGCCAGAATGGAAGTTTTAAAATCTGCAATTGATAGATTAGAAAAAAAATAA
- a CDS encoding phosphoglycerate kinase: protein MAKKTLKNLDVKGKKVLVRVDFNVPIKDGVITNDNRITAALPTLKYILENGGKVIAFSHLGKVKEEADKASKTLAPVAKRLEELLGKPVKFVPETRGAALESAVAELKDGEILMFENTRFEDLDGKKESKNDPELGKYWASLGDVFVNDAFGTAHRAHASNVGIASNIKESAVGFLVEKEIEFIGGAVDNPERPLVAILGGAKVSDKIGVIENLLDKADKVIIGGGMMFTFLKAEGKNTGSSLLEADKVELAASLIKKAKEKNVELLLPIDTVVAKEFKNDTEFKTVSVDAIEDGWMGLDIGEASIKLFSDALVGAKTVVWNGPMGVFEMENFAKGTIGVCKAIAELSGAKTIIGGGDSAAAAIQLGFADKFSHISTGGGASLEYLEGKVLPGVDAISEK from the coding sequence ATGGCTAAAAAAACTTTAAAAAACTTAGATGTAAAAGGAAAAAAAGTATTAGTAAGAGTTGATTTCAATGTACCAATAAAAGATGGAGTTATTACAAATGATAATAGAATCACAGCAGCACTTCCAACTTTAAAATACATTTTGGAAAATGGTGGAAAAGTAATCGCATTCTCTCACTTGGGAAAAGTTAAGGAAGAAGCTGACAAGGCATCAAAAACTTTAGCACCTGTTGCAAAAAGATTGGAAGAACTTTTAGGAAAACCTGTTAAATTCGTTCCTGAAACAAGAGGAGCAGCATTAGAATCAGCAGTTGCTGAATTAAAAGACGGAGAAATCTTAATGTTTGAAAACACTAGATTTGAAGACTTGGACGGTAAAAAAGAATCTAAAAATGATCCTGAATTAGGAAAATACTGGGCATCACTTGGAGATGTGTTTGTAAATGATGCATTTGGAACTGCACACAGAGCACATGCTTCAAATGTAGGAATTGCTTCAAACATCAAAGAATCAGCAGTAGGATTCCTTGTAGAAAAAGAAATCGAATTTATTGGTGGAGCAGTTGACAATCCTGAAAGACCATTAGTTGCTATTTTAGGTGGAGCAAAAGTTTCTGATAAAATTGGTGTAATCGAAAACTTATTGGATAAAGCTGATAAAGTAATCATTGGTGGAGGAATGATGTTCACTTTCTTAAAAGCTGAAGGTAAAAATACAGGTTCTTCATTATTAGAAGCTGACAAAGTGGAATTAGCCGCCTCATTAATCAAAAAAGCTAAAGAAAAAAATGTTGAATTGTTATTGCCAATTGATACAGTTGTAGCAAAAGAATTCAAAAATGATACAGAATTTAAAACAGTTTCTGTAGACGCTATTGAAGACGGATGGATGGGATTAGATATAGGAGAAGCATCTATTAAATTATTCTCAGATGCTCTAGTTGGTGCAAAAACAGTAGTATGGAACGGGCCAATGGGAGTATTTGAAATGGAAAACTTTGCAAAAGGAACAATCGGTGTATGTAAAGCAATCGCAGAATTATCTGGAGCTAAAACAATCATTGGTGGTGGAGATTCAGCAGCAGCAGCTATTCAATTAGGATTCGCTGACAAATTTTCACACATCTCAACTGGAGGAGGAGCATCACTTGAATACTTGGAAGGAAAAGTATTACCAGGAGTAGATGCAATTTCAGAAAAATAA
- a CDS encoding GNAT family N-acetyltransferase translates to MKLKKENLIFRFATENDAKKILKIYKPYIENTTITFEYKVPSVEEFKGRIRDVLEEYPYIVCECENEIIGYAYAHRIWARAAYQWDVELSVYTDGDYAGNGIGKKMYKILIEILKLQNVVNVYGLVTYPNENSEKLHNYFEFKKVAYFENTGYKFGKWIGVTWFEKAINPYSENPEPVKKISEIDKIKINKILELFIMN, encoded by the coding sequence ATGAAATTAAAAAAAGAAAATCTAATTTTCAGGTTTGCAACTGAAAACGATGCCAAAAAAATTTTAAAAATCTATAAGCCGTATATTGAGAATACTACGATTACATTTGAATATAAAGTGCCTTCGGTTGAGGAATTTAAAGGAAGAATAAGAGATGTTTTAGAGGAATATCCATATATTGTCTGTGAATGTGAAAATGAAATTATTGGGTATGCCTATGCCCATAGGATTTGGGCTAGAGCTGCTTATCAATGGGATGTGGAGCTTTCAGTTTATACAGATGGGGATTATGCTGGAAATGGAATCGGGAAAAAGATGTATAAAATTCTGATTGAAATATTGAAATTGCAGAATGTTGTGAATGTTTACGGGCTTGTAACTTATCCTAATGAAAACAGTGAGAAATTACACAATTACTTTGAGTTTAAAAAAGTTGCATATTTTGAGAATACAGGGTACAAATTTGGAAAATGGATTGGTGTTACCTGGTTTGAAAAGGCTATAAATCCTTATTCTGAAAATCCTGAGCCAGTTAAAAAAATATCAGAAATTGATAAAATAAAAATAAATAAGATTTTGGAATTATTTATAATGAATTAA
- a CDS encoding acid phosphatase encodes MKKTFLIGVFLFANLVSFSAGKGNDVTTKPDVYFLKSSQVVSSYDLLPAPPAVDSIAFLNDKAQYEKGKLLRNTERGKQAYNDARVEGDGVPRAFSEAFGYTISAQTTPEIFKLVTKLREDAGDLATRSAKQTYMRIRPFAYFKESTCRPEDEASLSTNGSYPSGHTSIGWATALVLAEVNPARQSEIIKRGYEMGQSRVICGYHWQSDVDAARVVASTVVATLHSNSEFNAQLAKAKAEFQRLNRRK; translated from the coding sequence ATGAAAAAGACATTTTTAATTGGTGTATTTTTATTTGCAAATTTAGTTTCATTTTCTGCGGGAAAAGGAAATGATGTAACAACAAAACCAGATGTTTACTTCTTGAAAAGCTCACAAGTTGTAAGCAGTTATGATTTATTGCCAGCTCCACCGGCAGTTGACAGTATTGCGTTTTTAAATGACAAGGCTCAATATGAAAAGGGGAAATTGCTTAGAAATACTGAAAGGGGAAAACAGGCATACAACGATGCACGTGTAGAAGGGGATGGAGTACCTCGTGCTTTTTCAGAAGCATTTGGATACACAATCTCAGCTCAGACAACACCTGAAATTTTCAAATTAGTTACAAAATTACGTGAAGATGCGGGAGATTTGGCAACAAGATCCGCAAAACAGACATACATGAGAATACGTCCATTTGCATACTTTAAAGAATCAACTTGCCGTCCAGAAGATGAAGCGAGCCTTTCAACAAACGGTTCTTATCCATCAGGGCACACTTCAATCGGTTGGGCCACTGCATTAGTTCTGGCTGAAGTAAATCCTGCAAGACAGAGTGAAATTATAAAACGTGGTTATGAAATGGGGCAAAGCCGTGTAATTTGTGGTTACCACTGGCAAAGCGATGTCGATGCAGCCCGTGTAGTAGCAAGTACAGTTGTTGCGACACTGCATTCAAACAGTGAATTTAATGCCCAATTAGCCAAAGCAAAAGCAGAATTTCAAAGATTAAACAGAAGAAAATAA
- the rpmB gene encoding 50S ribosomal protein L28 yields MQRCEVFGKTVSHGNRVSHSHKATKRIWRPNLQTMLLTINDEEVRVRVCTKAMKTLKGKNNDQVKKILLKNKETLSPKILKALAK; encoded by the coding sequence ATGCAAAGATGTGAAGTTTTTGGAAAAACAGTAAGCCATGGAAATAGAGTAAGTCACTCTCACAAAGCTACAAAAAGAATTTGGAGACCTAATTTACAAACAATGCTTTTGACTATCAACGATGAAGAAGTTAGAGTAAGAGTTTGTACAAAAGCAATGAAAACATTAAAAGGGAAAAATAACGATCAAGTTAAAAAAATCTTGTTAAAAAACAAGGAAACATTAAGCCCTAAAATATTAAAAGCATTAGCAAAGTAA
- a CDS encoding nucleoside triphosphate pyrophosphohydrolase family protein, which produces MKRKIECVEEFHRIYKLGNSDKPIGKLENGLEKLRFDLMKEENEEYLEAAKKGDVVEVADALGDMLYILCGTIIEHGMQDVIEDVFEEIHRSNLSKLDENGKPIYREDGKVIKGPNYFPPNLKQFFQK; this is translated from the coding sequence ATGAAAAGAAAAATAGAATGTGTCGAGGAATTTCATAGAATTTATAAACTTGGAAATTCTGACAAGCCAATCGGAAAATTGGAAAATGGGCTGGAAAAATTAAGATTTGACTTGATGAAGGAAGAGAACGAGGAATATCTGGAAGCGGCTAAAAAAGGAGATGTTGTGGAAGTTGCGGATGCTCTCGGGGACATGCTTTATATCCTTTGCGGGACGATAATTGAGCATGGGATGCAGGATGTTATTGAAGATGTGTTTGAGGAGATTCATAGAAGCAATTTGAGCAAACTGGATGAAAACGGGAAGCCAATTTACCGTGAAGACGGAAAAGTGATAAAAGGGCCAAATTATTTTCCGCCAAATTTAAAACAATTTTTTCAAAAATAA
- a CDS encoding Bax inhibitor-1/YccA family protein: MRNDYDELETYNHNNDDYNEYNGQMTMTYDDLNKLVSSKVRGSMLWMVLGLLLTGGAGFLVYSGLASGSPIAYGILNMYWVFAILEVVMVFGFTALLYRANSGTLRMMFVAYSILNGLTLSVIGLIYAPEIIFSAFLGTLTLFVVLAVYGYFTKENLTRFTPILIAGLITLILVSIINIFLQSSGVDLFISVIGVIIFTIFIAVDVNRIRNNIITYAVQEDSEVLNKIEIVGALNLYLDFINLFLYILRILGRKR, from the coding sequence ATGAGAAATGATTATGATGAATTGGAAACTTATAATCACAACAATGACGATTACAACGAATATAACGGACAAATGACGATGACTTATGATGATTTAAACAAACTTGTAAGTTCAAAGGTTCGTGGAAGCATGTTGTGGATGGTGCTCGGACTTCTTCTGACAGGAGGGGCAGGTTTTCTCGTTTACAGCGGACTGGCATCAGGAAGTCCAATTGCTTATGGAATTTTGAATATGTATTGGGTATTTGCTATTCTGGAAGTAGTTATGGTATTCGGATTTACGGCATTGCTTTACAGAGCTAATTCAGGCACATTAAGAATGATGTTTGTTGCATATTCGATATTAAATGGACTGACACTTTCAGTTATAGGGCTTATTTATGCTCCAGAAATTATATTTTCAGCATTTTTAGGAACATTGACATTATTTGTTGTTTTAGCAGTTTATGGTTATTTTACTAAAGAAAATTTGACAAGATTTACACCAATATTAATTGCCGGGTTAATAACATTAATTTTAGTAAGTATTATAAACATTTTCCTGCAAAGTAGCGGAGTTGACTTGTTTATATCAGTAATAGGTGTGATTATTTTTACAATTTTCATTGCAGTTGATGTAAACAGAATAAGAAATAACATTATCACTTACGCAGTTCAGGAAGATTCAGAGGTTTTGAACAAAATCGAAATTGTCGGTGCATTAAATTTATATCTGGACTTTATAAATTTATTCCTATACATTTTAAGAATTTTAGGAAGAAAAAGATAA
- the thrS gene encoding threonine--tRNA ligase: MIEMILPDGSKRQLENPMTVVEFAKSIGSSLGKATVGAIIDGVQVDPSHIIDKSGTIEIITNTSEKGIEIIRHSAAHIMAQAVQRLFPNTKVTIGPVIENGFFYDFDPEKPFTEEDLAKIEEEMTKIVKENYEFKRNEMTAEEAKKFFAEKGETYKVEIIEDLGADKVSIYQQGEFIDLCRGTHIPSTGYLKAFKLMSTAGAYWRGDSNNKMLQRIYGVAFATKKELDDYLTMMEEAEKRDHRKLGKQLDLFFVDEHGPGFPFFMPKGVELFNKLQEIWRVEHKKRGYQEIKTPIMLDKELWEISGHWFNYRENMYTSTIDEKEYAIKPMNCPGSIIAYKNNLHSYKDLPLKYGEMGLVHRHEFSGALHGLMRVRAFTQDDAHVFCTKEQIEEQIIEIIDLYDKFYTVFGFGYHIELSTKPDKAIGSDEIWEMAEANLKSALEHKGINYKLNPGDGAFYGPKIDFKMKDSIGRIWQCGTIQLDFNLPARFEMSYIGADGEKHEPVMIHRAMYGSMERFMGILIEHYAGAFPTWLAPVQARILTISDEQVPFAKELFTKLQDAGIRVELDTRVEKIGYKIREANGDQKIPVQLIIGKNEVANNEVNVRRFGSQDSKNVSVNEIIETLKQESVVPFLK; encoded by the coding sequence ATGATAGAAATGATTTTGCCTGATGGTAGTAAAAGACAGTTGGAAAATCCTATGACTGTTGTAGAATTTGCAAAAAGTATTGGGAGCAGTCTTGGGAAGGCAACCGTTGGGGCGATAATTGACGGTGTGCAAGTTGATCCATCTCATATTATTGATAAATCTGGAACAATTGAAATAATTACTAATACAAGTGAAAAAGGGATAGAAATTATAAGACACAGTGCGGCACATATTATGGCTCAGGCTGTGCAAAGACTTTTCCCAAATACAAAGGTTACGATAGGGCCTGTTATTGAAAATGGATTTTTTTATGACTTTGACCCTGAAAAACCGTTTACTGAAGAAGATTTAGCAAAAATTGAAGAGGAAATGACAAAAATTGTAAAAGAAAATTATGAATTTAAAAGAAATGAAATGACTGCCGAAGAAGCAAAAAAATTCTTTGCTGAAAAAGGTGAAACTTACAAAGTTGAGATAATTGAAGACTTGGGTGCAGATAAGGTTAGCATTTATCAGCAAGGTGAATTTATAGACTTATGCCGTGGAACACATATTCCATCGACTGGCTACCTAAAAGCATTTAAGCTAATGTCAACAGCAGGAGCTTACTGGCGTGGAGATTCAAACAATAAAATGCTTCAAAGAATTTATGGAGTGGCTTTTGCAACAAAAAAAGAGCTGGATGACTATTTGACAATGATGGAAGAAGCTGAAAAGAGAGATCACAGAAAATTAGGAAAACAGCTTGACTTGTTCTTTGTAGACGAGCATGGACCTGGATTCCCTTTCTTTATGCCAAAAGGTGTGGAATTATTTAATAAATTGCAGGAAATCTGGAGAGTTGAGCATAAAAAAAGAGGTTATCAGGAAATAAAAACTCCAATTATGCTAGATAAGGAATTGTGGGAAATTTCTGGACACTGGTTCAATTACCGTGAAAATATGTATACATCAACAATTGATGAAAAAGAGTACGCAATAAAGCCTATGAACTGTCCAGGTTCAATAATTGCCTACAAGAATAATTTACATTCATACAAGGATTTGCCATTGAAATATGGAGAAATGGGGCTTGTTCACAGACACGAATTTAGTGGAGCTTTACATGGACTTATGAGAGTTAGAGCATTTACACAGGATGATGCCCACGTTTTCTGTACGAAAGAGCAAATTGAGGAACAAATTATCGAAATTATTGATTTGTATGATAAATTTTATACTGTATTCGGATTTGGATACCACATTGAATTGTCAACAAAACCTGATAAAGCAATAGGTTCTGACGAAATATGGGAAATGGCTGAAGCAAACTTGAAATCAGCTTTGGAACATAAAGGAATTAATTACAAGCTAAATCCTGGAGATGGAGCATTCTACGGGCCAAAAATCGACTTTAAGATGAAAGACTCAATCGGAAGAATTTGGCAATGTGGAACAATCCAGTTAGACTTTAACCTTCCAGCAAGATTTGAAATGAGCTATATCGGTGCAGACGGGGAAAAACATGAGCCAGTAATGATTCACAGGGCAATGTATGGAAGTATGGAAAGATTTATGGGAATCTTGATCGAACATTATGCAGGAGCATTCCCAACTTGGTTAGCACCAGTACAAGCAAGAATCCTGACAATTTCTGACGAGCAAGTGCCTTTCGCAAAAGAATTGTTTACAAAACTTCAAGATGCAGGAATCAGAGTGGAGCTTGACACAAGAGTGGAAAAAATTGGATACAAAATTAGGGAAGCAAACGGAGATCAGAAAATACCAGTTCAATTAATAATCGGTAAAAATGAAGTTGCAAACAACGAAGTAAATGTAAGAAGATTTGGTTCACAAGACAGTAAAAATGTATCAGTTAACGAAATTATCGAAACATTGAAACAGGAATCAGTTGTTCCGTTTTTAAAATAA